The following proteins are co-located in the Sphingomonas panacis genome:
- a CDS encoding ATP-binding protein: MSGGISLARQLTAAMTALAIAVVVANTAAFYLVYAALERLKFVTLPPDDYSTVGWDLGITLALCLTGSLLALWIALRLARRIARPLGAVAVAARRIAAGDLSTRVETLGDVSGETALLIADFNTMANRLQRMAEDVTLWNAKIAHELRTPLTILQGRLQGAKDSVFPVDARLVDGLLTQVEGLARLVEDLRSVSLADSGRLDLILEDVDLAVEVEAMAPTLRSMLEPAGFSLELDLKPAPVRADPARIRQAVLALIDNARRHADPCSLRIATSFAADKATLVVTDCGPGLDQDLEEEAFHQFVRGARTTGGSGLGLAIVRGIVSAHGGEIRYRRLPGRSAFEVTLPPVT, translated from the coding sequence GTGAGCGGGGGGATCAGCCTTGCCCGGCAGTTGACGGCAGCGATGACCGCCCTCGCGATCGCTGTCGTCGTCGCCAACACTGCGGCTTTCTACCTTGTCTATGCAGCGCTGGAGCGGCTGAAGTTCGTCACCTTGCCGCCCGATGACTATTCGACCGTGGGCTGGGATCTCGGCATCACGCTGGCGCTCTGCCTGACCGGGTCGCTGCTCGCTCTGTGGATCGCATTGAGGCTCGCCCGGCGGATCGCTCGGCCGCTCGGTGCGGTCGCCGTCGCCGCACGACGGATCGCCGCGGGCGATCTGTCCACGCGCGTGGAAACGCTTGGCGATGTGTCGGGCGAAACCGCGCTCCTCATCGCCGATTTCAACACGATGGCCAATCGGTTGCAGCGCATGGCGGAAGACGTGACTTTGTGGAACGCGAAGATTGCGCATGAGCTCCGCACGCCCCTTACCATCCTGCAAGGACGGTTGCAGGGCGCAAAGGACAGCGTGTTTCCTGTCGACGCTCGGCTCGTGGACGGGCTGCTGACGCAGGTCGAGGGACTCGCGCGGCTGGTCGAGGATCTGCGCAGCGTCAGTCTGGCAGACAGCGGGCGGTTGGACCTGATCCTGGAGGACGTCGATCTTGCCGTCGAGGTGGAGGCGATGGCTCCGACCTTGCGTTCGATGCTCGAGCCGGCGGGTTTCTCCTTGGAGTTGGATCTCAAGCCAGCACCGGTTCGCGCCGATCCCGCGCGCATCCGTCAGGCAGTACTCGCCCTGATCGACAATGCGCGGCGCCACGCCGATCCGTGTTCGCTCCGCATCGCCACGTCGTTCGCTGCAGACAAAGCCACCTTGGTCGTCACTGACTGCGGGCCTGGCCTTGACCAGGATTTGGAGGAAGAGGCGTTCCATCAATTCGTGCGCGGTGCGCGTACCACCGGCGGATCAGGGCTGGGCCTCGCCATCGTCCGGGGCATCGTTAGCGCGCACGGCGGAGAAATACGCTACCGTCGCTTACCCGGCCGCTCCGCCTTCGAGGTGACGTTGCCGCCCGTCACGTGA
- a CDS encoding response regulator → MNIDSTNSLTPLALIAEDDKDIADIIRAYLEREGFRTVQASDGRTALDVHLALRPDILLLDISMPLVDGWEVLSEVRRRGATPVIVITALDQDIDTLQALRVGADDYVVKPFNPVEVVARVKAVLRRGRGVGASGVLRIGPVEIDITDHIVRTDCGDVALTLTEFRLLAHMARSPTRVFTRGELVDACMPGSDALDRTVDSHISKLRRKLEQAGAPGMPEGVRGVGYRLAARA, encoded by the coding sequence ATGAATATCGACTCGACCAACTCCCTGACGCCGCTCGCCCTGATCGCCGAAGATGACAAGGATATCGCCGACATCATCCGCGCCTATCTGGAACGCGAGGGCTTTCGCACCGTCCAGGCGAGCGACGGACGTACCGCGCTCGACGTCCATCTCGCGCTCAGGCCGGATATCCTGCTGCTCGATATCTCCATGCCGCTGGTCGACGGCTGGGAGGTATTGTCCGAGGTGCGTCGGCGTGGCGCGACGCCCGTGATCGTCATTACCGCTCTGGATCAGGATATCGACACGCTTCAGGCGCTGCGCGTTGGCGCAGACGATTATGTCGTGAAGCCATTCAATCCGGTCGAGGTGGTGGCACGGGTCAAGGCGGTGCTGCGCCGCGGGCGCGGCGTCGGGGCTAGCGGTGTACTGCGTATCGGCCCGGTAGAGATCGACATCACCGACCATATCGTTCGAACCGACTGCGGCGACGTGGCGCTGACTCTCACCGAGTTTCGGCTGCTTGCGCACATGGCACGCAGCCCGACCCGCGTTTTCACCCGCGGCGAACTGGTCGATGCTTGTATGCCTGGCTCTGACGCCCTTGACCGCACAGTCGATAGCCATATCAGCAAGTTGCGGCGCAAGCTGGAGCAGGCCGGCGCGCCCGGCATGCCGGAGGGCGTTCGTGGCGTGGGGTATCGGCTGGCGGCGCGCGCGTGA
- a CDS encoding acyl-CoA dehydrogenase C-terminal domain-containing protein translates to MHRAKPIVANFFAQRVLPQARSLAASVAAGKASIMALDAAAF, encoded by the coding sequence TTGCACCGCGCGAAACCGATCGTCGCCAATTTCTTCGCACAGCGCGTGCTGCCGCAGGCGCGCAGCCTCGCGGCGAGCGTCGCCGCCGGCAAGGCATCGATCATGGCGCTCGACGCCGCCGCATTTTGA
- a CDS encoding efflux RND transporter periplasmic adaptor subunit, producing the protein MVKTTAFKVRYTAAPMVIVLAWVLAGCSADAPPAASPTAIEVLTTIVVPEPVTIADELPGRVVAFRTAEIRAQVSGIIQHRLFDQGALVRTGQSLFQISPAPFRAEADTARATLQKASAAYARARTQVDRMRPLVVADAISRQSYDDAVAARDQALAEVAEARATLRRRQLDLGFSRVTAPIAGRIGAANVTEGALVATGDANPLAIVQQIDRVYVDVRQPAERFAALRASSDASAPVEIVAGSGQGQSVKGRILFSGITVDPGTGDALVRVEVDNRSERLLPGMFVRARLPRAATPAALTVPQQAVTRDADGAAQVSIVDSADRVHLRRVVLGGVDHGRYIILSGLSAGETVIVEGQDRVQPATPVKQRPWRSRVTH; encoded by the coding sequence ATGGTCAAAACAACTGCCTTCAAGGTCCGCTACACCGCCGCGCCCATGGTGATCGTCCTCGCATGGGTGTTGGCGGGGTGTTCGGCGGACGCGCCGCCGGCGGCATCACCAACGGCGATCGAGGTGCTTACGACGATCGTCGTGCCGGAACCCGTTACGATCGCGGACGAATTGCCGGGCCGTGTCGTCGCCTTCCGAACTGCGGAGATCCGTGCGCAGGTCAGCGGCATTATCCAGCATAGGCTGTTCGACCAAGGCGCCTTGGTGCGTACCGGGCAATCGCTGTTCCAGATCAGCCCGGCGCCGTTTCGCGCCGAAGCCGACACCGCGCGCGCTACGCTGCAAAAGGCGTCCGCCGCCTATGCTCGTGCGCGGACCCAGGTCGACCGGATGAGGCCGCTGGTCGTGGCCGACGCGATCAGCAGGCAAAGTTATGACGATGCGGTCGCGGCACGCGATCAGGCGTTGGCCGAGGTGGCGGAGGCGCGCGCCACGCTGCGGCGCCGACAGCTCGATCTCGGCTTCTCGCGGGTAACCGCGCCGATCGCCGGGCGGATTGGGGCGGCCAACGTCACCGAAGGCGCGCTGGTCGCCACCGGCGACGCCAATCCGCTCGCGATCGTACAACAGATCGACCGCGTCTATGTCGATGTTCGCCAGCCTGCGGAGCGTTTCGCCGCGCTGCGTGCGTCGTCCGATGCGTCAGCGCCGGTCGAGATCGTGGCGGGATCGGGCCAAGGCCAGTCCGTCAAAGGGCGTATCCTCTTCTCCGGGATCACCGTCGATCCGGGCACCGGCGATGCCCTGGTGCGCGTCGAGGTCGATAATCGGAGCGAGCGGTTGCTCCCCGGCATGTTCGTCCGCGCCCGTCTGCCGCGCGCCGCGACACCGGCGGCGCTGACCGTGCCGCAGCAGGCGGTGACGCGCGATGCCGATGGTGCGGCGCAGGTCAGCATCGTCGATTCGGCGGATCGGGTCCATCTCCGTCGCGTCGTGCTCGGCGGGGTGGACCACGGCCGCTATATCATTCTGTCGGGGCTTTCCGCCGGCGAGACCGTGATCGTCGAGGGCCAGGACCGCGTACAGCCTGCCACGCCCGTGAAGCAGCGCCCGTGGCGCTCGCGCGTGACCCACTAG
- a CDS encoding heavy metal translocating P-type ATPase: MDPVCGMTVDPAMTAHRAEHAGHVYHFCSAGCRTKFVGNPDTYLGDKRKALPTTPGAIWTCPMHPQIRREGPGTCPICGMALEPEEPSSDDGPNPELVDFTRRLWVAGVLAVPLLAISMVADMLGVHVISPATSPWVQLALTAPIVLWAGLPFFQRGWTSLRTRHLNMFTLISIGVGAAFLYSLVATVAPGIFPPAFRMHGGVVPVYYEAAGVVVALVLLGQILELRARAATGRAIRALMDLAPKTTRRVRSDGSEEEVSLADVATGDRLRVRPGEAIPVDGVIVEGRSSVDESMLTGEPAPVLKEVEAAVTGGTVNGTGSLIMEARAVGSDTMLARIVRMVADAQRSRAPIQAIADRVSGWFVPLVVLISIATFVVWSLFGPEPRMGHALLNAIAVLVIACPCALGLATPMSIMVSTGRGATAGVLVKNAEALQGLEKVDTLVIDKTGTLTAGKPKLIAVQTVGAVGENDMLALAAAVEGQSEHPLAHAIVVAAKDRELQLGTVADFASQTGLGVSATVGGRSVVIGNAAQMSRVGVDPKPLDEAANRHRGDGAGVILVAIDGALAGLLAVADPVRANAGEAIAALRQQGLRVIMLTGDNQTTADAVARAVGGLDDVRAGLRPEDKARIIGELKASGAKVAMAGDGINDAPALAAADVGLAMGTGTDVAIESAGMTLTRGDLSAIVRARKLARATMRNIRQNLFFSFLFNGIGVPVAAGLLYPVAGILLSPMLAGAAMALSSLTVVLNALRLNAVKL, encoded by the coding sequence GTGGACCCGGTTTGCGGGATGACAGTCGATCCGGCGATGACGGCGCACCGTGCCGAGCACGCGGGACACGTCTATCATTTTTGCAGCGCCGGGTGCCGGACCAAGTTCGTCGGCAACCCTGACACCTATCTCGGCGACAAGCGAAAGGCTTTGCCGACCACACCGGGGGCGATCTGGACATGCCCCATGCACCCGCAAATCCGTCGGGAAGGACCGGGAACGTGCCCGATCTGCGGCATGGCGCTCGAACCGGAAGAACCGTCGTCCGACGACGGGCCAAACCCGGAACTGGTCGATTTCACACGCCGGCTTTGGGTGGCGGGCGTGCTCGCTGTGCCGCTGCTGGCGATCTCGATGGTCGCCGATATGCTTGGCGTCCATGTGATCAGTCCTGCCACATCGCCTTGGGTACAGCTCGCACTCACCGCGCCGATCGTACTGTGGGCGGGCTTGCCGTTTTTCCAGCGTGGATGGACCTCGCTTCGTACCCGCCATCTCAATATGTTCACGCTGATCTCGATCGGGGTCGGTGCGGCCTTCCTCTACAGCCTTGTCGCGACGGTCGCGCCCGGCATCTTCCCGCCGGCCTTCCGAATGCACGGGGGCGTGGTCCCGGTCTATTATGAGGCGGCCGGGGTCGTGGTGGCCTTAGTGCTGCTCGGACAGATTCTTGAACTGCGCGCCAGAGCGGCGACGGGACGCGCCATCCGCGCCCTCATGGATCTTGCCCCCAAGACAACGCGTCGGGTGCGATCGGACGGCTCGGAGGAGGAAGTCAGCCTTGCTGACGTGGCAACCGGCGATCGGCTGCGTGTTCGCCCTGGCGAGGCGATCCCCGTCGATGGCGTGATAGTCGAAGGACGCTCCTCGGTCGATGAGTCCATGCTCACCGGCGAGCCCGCGCCCGTTCTCAAGGAGGTTGAGGCGGCCGTCACCGGGGGAACGGTCAACGGCACGGGAAGCCTTATCATGGAAGCGCGCGCGGTCGGGTCGGATACGATGCTCGCGCGCATCGTCCGTATGGTTGCGGACGCGCAACGTAGCCGTGCTCCGATCCAGGCGATCGCCGACCGGGTGTCGGGCTGGTTCGTGCCGCTGGTCGTGCTCATATCGATCGCGACATTCGTGGTGTGGTCGCTGTTCGGCCCGGAACCGCGCATGGGCCATGCGCTACTCAATGCCATTGCCGTCCTCGTCATTGCCTGCCCCTGCGCGCTCGGGCTTGCCACGCCCATGTCGATCATGGTCAGCACAGGACGTGGCGCGACAGCCGGCGTGCTGGTGAAAAACGCGGAAGCGCTACAAGGGCTGGAGAAGGTCGATACACTGGTCATCGACAAGACGGGGACGCTGACGGCCGGAAAGCCTAAGCTCATCGCGGTCCAGACGGTCGGCGCGGTAGGAGAGAACGACATGCTAGCGCTTGCCGCGGCCGTCGAAGGACAATCCGAACACCCGCTCGCCCACGCGATCGTCGTTGCCGCCAAGGATCGAGAATTACAGCTCGGGACCGTCGCCGATTTCGCGTCACAAACCGGTTTGGGAGTCAGCGCCACGGTGGGTGGCCGCTCGGTCGTGATCGGGAACGCCGCACAAATGAGCCGGGTCGGCGTTGATCCCAAGCCGCTAGATGAAGCCGCCAATCGTCATCGCGGCGATGGTGCAGGCGTCATTCTGGTGGCGATCGACGGCGCTCTTGCCGGCCTGCTCGCGGTCGCCGATCCGGTGCGTGCCAATGCCGGGGAGGCCATCGCCGCACTTCGCCAACAGGGGCTCCGCGTCATCATGCTTACGGGTGACAATCAAACGACCGCCGATGCGGTCGCGCGCGCGGTCGGCGGCCTCGACGACGTGCGCGCCGGTCTGCGGCCGGAGGACAAGGCGCGTATCATCGGCGAGCTGAAGGCGAGTGGCGCCAAGGTCGCGATGGCGGGCGACGGCATCAATGATGCTCCAGCGCTGGCGGCTGCGGACGTGGGCCTTGCAATGGGCACGGGAACAGACGTGGCGATCGAAAGCGCCGGCATGACTCTCACGCGCGGCGATCTCTCGGCCATCGTGCGTGCGCGCAAGCTCGCCCGTGCGACGATGCGGAATATCCGTCAGAACCTGTTCTTCTCGTTCCTGTTCAACGGGATCGGCGTGCCCGTCGCGGCCGGGCTGCTCTACCCCGTGGCGGGCATTCTGCTGTCGCCGATGCTGGCTGGCGCGGCGATGGCGCTCTCGTCCCTGACCGTGGTCCTCAACGCGCTGCGGCTGAACGCGGTGAAGCTATGA
- a CDS encoding TetR/AcrR family transcriptional regulator, protein MKASDQPEFEPASRIEAAEISSAYVRPPQQSRSLAAYKRITSAARDILIENGLDGFALQEVAARAGVSNGALQYRFASKERLLKTVITISLEDVVEKERDMHHDLRKTCASIGEFMPAYISRYWQIMAAFHPIFSSSIDVISGDAYLSALGRSIGMRNEVMAKNTMLSYFSHPTEALIGSVDAVYHLVFSYILREIHFPSGDPGSADVLRRTRALAEMCEARLTSI, encoded by the coding sequence ATGAAGGCGTCTGATCAGCCGGAATTCGAGCCCGCCTCTCGCATTGAAGCCGCCGAAATATCGTCGGCATACGTCCGCCCGCCGCAGCAGAGCAGGAGCCTCGCCGCCTACAAGCGGATAACAAGCGCTGCCCGAGACATCCTGATCGAGAACGGCCTGGACGGTTTTGCGTTACAGGAGGTCGCGGCCAGAGCGGGCGTTTCCAACGGTGCTCTACAATATCGCTTCGCCAGCAAAGAGCGGCTGCTGAAAACCGTCATCACGATATCTTTGGAAGACGTCGTCGAGAAAGAGCGTGACATGCATCACGACCTACGGAAAACCTGCGCATCGATCGGTGAGTTCATGCCCGCTTACATCTCCAGATATTGGCAGATCATGGCGGCATTTCATCCAATTTTCTCGAGCAGTATCGATGTCATATCCGGCGATGCGTACCTATCGGCTCTCGGCCGGTCGATCGGCATGCGGAATGAAGTTATGGCGAAAAACACCATGCTCAGTTATTTTAGCCATCCGACCGAGGCGCTGATCGGATCCGTCGACGCCGTGTATCACCTGGTGTTTTCGTATATCCTGAGGGAGATTCATTTTCCGAGCGGAGATCCTGGATCCGCAGACGTTCTTCGTCGCACGCGTGCTTTGGCAGAAATGTGCGAGGCACGTCTTACGTCCATTTAA
- the cueR gene encoding Cu(I)-responsive transcriptional regulator translates to MNIGAASDASSVSQRMIRHYEKIGLVPAPPRRGSYRDYSDADVHRLRFIANARDLGFPIEEIRTLLGLWSDRTRSSADVKALAQSRAAELGRKVRALEAMRRSLTELAQSCHGDDRPDCPIIEHLAE, encoded by the coding sequence ATGAACATCGGCGCGGCGTCCGACGCCAGCAGCGTCTCGCAACGCATGATCCGCCATTATGAGAAAATCGGTTTGGTGCCCGCGCCGCCGCGGCGCGGGAGCTACCGGGACTATTCGGACGCCGACGTTCATCGGCTGCGCTTCATCGCCAACGCGCGCGACCTCGGGTTCCCGATCGAGGAAATCCGCACGCTGCTGGGACTCTGGTCAGATCGCACGCGGTCGAGTGCCGATGTAAAGGCCTTGGCGCAATCGCGCGCTGCCGAACTGGGCCGGAAGGTCCGCGCCTTGGAAGCCATGCGCCGATCCCTCACTGAACTTGCGCAATCCTGTCACGGGGATGATCGCCCCGATTGCCCTATCATCGAGCATTTGGCCGAATAG
- a CDS encoding TonB-dependent receptor: MKSALKSSIVASSALLALAWSGAARAQVARDGVAAGEARSADPAAPPAVEIQQDIIVTAQKRSENVQEVPIAVTVVSADQLARRGVQNIQDLSQASASLEFTSPGAAPGGGAFVRGIGTNQVGNATAASSVAVVLDGVVLGNANISDLFDIERVEVLKGPQGTLFGSSVSAGVLNITTKAPQIGETSAYVSSEFAIRGLGAQYSRSALRGALNLPINDTSALRLSGYFYNNNGVSVDRSTGNATDQTNFGFRGRYRWEIGDTLTFNLIGDYNHSQSNNGSGFIWRAAPAGSLLAQALDACGITPGPDNIDNCAGFPNTSSSEIGGVSAQFDLKLGTTTLTSISSYRAVGQTNFADIISINPAIARQYLQNCDFVVCNPVVSLTSGAPGDPERTSRSLITQELRLASDQNHRFEWVVGGYFQRATFDNKQRGVLIAHPSFLGMDITLADAVKLSRSDAEDYAAFGNVTVYLGDATRVIAGARFTHSRVAEHISDPINAGVPDTFYARTTADALTWRAGVQHDFSRGTMVYATVSTGYKAPQISDALSPTARFLTPIKAERPISFEIGVKQTLIPNRLYAAFDGFYTKARNFQTQSCVSAPTGILCSNITVPKVISKGLEFEVFGRLLEHTTVNLSGIFNDAKYPAGFKGADFSDLAGQQLNYAPRLKATVSVEQAIPLTDRYTLLVGGDATTRAKQSMYLSANPKYVVPSQTLLNARVSLKAGDTWSAALFARNLTNRIYPVQIYPSDAFAQGGLWQLIDPNSRRVVGFQFDAHF; the protein is encoded by the coding sequence ATGAAATCGGCTCTTAAATCCAGCATAGTTGCATCTAGCGCCTTGCTCGCTCTTGCCTGGTCGGGCGCGGCGCGGGCTCAAGTCGCACGCGACGGAGTGGCTGCCGGAGAGGCGCGATCAGCAGATCCAGCCGCCCCGCCGGCCGTCGAGATACAGCAGGACATCATCGTCACCGCGCAGAAGCGCAGCGAGAATGTGCAGGAGGTGCCGATCGCAGTGACGGTTGTTTCGGCCGACCAGCTCGCGCGGCGCGGCGTGCAGAACATTCAGGATCTGTCCCAGGCCAGCGCCTCGCTCGAGTTCACCTCGCCGGGTGCCGCACCAGGCGGCGGCGCATTCGTGCGCGGCATCGGCACCAACCAGGTCGGCAACGCTACCGCGGCATCGTCGGTCGCGGTCGTGCTCGACGGCGTCGTGCTCGGCAACGCCAACATCAGCGACCTGTTCGATATCGAGCGCGTCGAAGTGCTCAAAGGGCCGCAGGGCACCTTGTTCGGCAGTTCGGTGTCGGCCGGCGTGCTCAACATCACGACCAAAGCGCCGCAGATCGGCGAGACCTCGGCTTACGTCTCGTCGGAGTTCGCGATCCGTGGGCTCGGCGCGCAATATTCGCGCAGCGCGTTGCGTGGCGCGCTCAACCTGCCGATCAACGACACGTCGGCGCTGCGACTGTCGGGATATTTCTACAACAATAACGGTGTGTCGGTCGATCGCAGTACCGGAAACGCGACCGACCAGACCAATTTCGGCTTCCGCGGCCGCTATCGGTGGGAGATCGGCGATACGCTCACCTTCAACCTGATCGGCGATTACAACCACAGCCAGTCGAACAACGGCAGCGGCTTCATCTGGCGTGCAGCCCCCGCCGGCTCGCTGCTTGCGCAGGCGCTGGACGCCTGCGGTATAACGCCCGGCCCGGACAATATCGACAATTGCGCCGGTTTTCCGAACACCAGTTCAAGCGAGATCGGGGGTGTCTCCGCCCAATTCGATCTGAAGCTGGGCACCACCACCCTGACCTCGATCAGTTCGTATCGGGCGGTGGGCCAAACCAACTTCGCCGACATCATCAGCATCAATCCGGCGATCGCCCGCCAATATCTCCAGAACTGTGATTTCGTCGTCTGCAACCCAGTCGTCTCTTTGACGAGCGGCGCGCCCGGCGATCCCGAGCGGACCAGCCGTTCGCTGATTACCCAGGAACTCCGGCTCGCCTCCGACCAGAACCATCGGTTCGAATGGGTCGTCGGCGGGTATTTCCAGCGCGCGACCTTCGACAACAAGCAGCGCGGCGTGTTGATCGCGCACCCGTCGTTCCTGGGCATGGACATCACGTTAGCGGACGCCGTGAAACTGTCTCGTTCGGATGCCGAGGATTACGCCGCGTTCGGCAACGTGACCGTATATCTGGGCGACGCGACCCGAGTCATCGCGGGCGCACGCTTCACCCACTCGCGGGTGGCCGAGCATATCTCCGATCCCATCAACGCCGGCGTGCCGGATACTTTCTATGCCCGCACAACCGCCGACGCGCTGACTTGGCGCGCTGGCGTCCAGCATGATTTCAGCCGCGGCACGATGGTCTATGCGACGGTCTCGACCGGCTACAAGGCACCGCAGATCAGCGACGCGCTGAGCCCCACCGCGCGCTTCCTCACGCCGATCAAGGCCGAACGCCCGATCAGCTTCGAGATCGGCGTGAAGCAGACGCTGATCCCCAACCGGCTGTACGCGGCGTTTGACGGATTCTACACCAAGGCGCGCAACTTCCAGACCCAGTCGTGCGTGTCGGCACCGACCGGCATCCTGTGCTCGAACATCACCGTGCCGAAGGTCATCAGCAAGGGACTGGAGTTCGAGGTGTTCGGCCGACTCCTGGAACACACGACCGTGAACCTGTCCGGCATTTTCAACGATGCCAAATATCCGGCTGGGTTCAAAGGCGCCGATTTCAGCGACTTGGCCGGGCAACAGCTCAACTATGCACCGCGGCTCAAGGCGACGGTTTCCGTTGAACAGGCCATTCCGCTGACGGATCGTTACACCTTGCTCGTCGGCGGGGACGCAACCACGCGCGCCAAGCAGTCGATGTACCTCTCGGCCAATCCGAAGTACGTCGTTCCATCACAGACGCTCCTGAATGCCCGCGTCAGCCTGAAGGCGGGCGACACATGGTCGGCTGCACTGTTCGCCCGCAACCTGACCAACAGGATCTACCCGGTGCAAATCTATCCGAGCGACGCGTTCGCGCAGGGCGGGTTGTGGCAGTTGATCGATCCGAATTCGCGCCGCGTGGTCGGCTTCCAGTTCGACGCGCACTTCTGA
- a CDS encoding carboxylesterase/lipase family protein, with protein sequence MGKRPIVHAFALLAAALATAASAAPRVELDSGAIEGKADHDLNVFLGIPYAKPPVGELRWRAPEPLPHWTAVRPTTSFSASCYQTEGKPFGPFTREFVEVGRRSEDCLYLNVWAPAKPAKALPVLVFIHGGGFGSGSTAVPVYTGAGLARRGVIVVTINYRLGAFGFLAHPALTAESPLKSSGNYGILDMIAALRWVKANIAQFGGDPQNVTISGQSAGAAAVSDLLVSPQAKGLFARTIIQSGPGLGVNMLTLDQAEQTGLDVARKLNAQSIAQLRAVASDAIVAATASPPPSKNAVPRILMAPNLDGKIVAMNPESADGRAVSDVPVMAGFNKDEAFIFGVPHVTPDAFVEYVKTRYGNFTDRFLALYPHATTEEASRSMDEMGRDRYMAQLILWAERHVAAEQQPLYLYQFDHSYPGLDAKRFGAFHTAEVPYVLGALDIAGIPFTDTDHQVSRQMEDRWVAFMTGGDPNVPDTPHWTSWREGPGKIMHLGDNPGISWPVSDKTRLDVFRAYVAAGGQLSLF encoded by the coding sequence GTGGGTAAGCGACCTATCGTGCATGCGTTTGCTTTGCTGGCAGCGGCGCTTGCGACCGCCGCGAGTGCCGCACCGCGCGTCGAACTCGACAGCGGTGCGATCGAAGGCAAAGCCGATCATGATCTGAACGTCTTCCTCGGCATTCCCTATGCGAAGCCGCCGGTCGGGGAGCTACGGTGGCGTGCGCCGGAGCCGCTGCCGCACTGGACCGCTGTTCGGCCGACCACAAGCTTCTCGGCATCGTGTTATCAGACCGAGGGCAAGCCGTTCGGCCCGTTCACGCGCGAGTTCGTGGAGGTTGGGCGTCGCTCGGAAGACTGCCTTTACCTGAACGTCTGGGCGCCCGCCAAGCCGGCCAAGGCGTTGCCGGTCCTGGTGTTCATCCACGGCGGCGGCTTCGGCAGCGGATCGACTGCCGTGCCCGTGTATACTGGCGCAGGCCTCGCGCGTCGCGGCGTGATCGTCGTGACGATCAACTATCGCCTCGGCGCATTCGGCTTCCTTGCCCATCCGGCGCTCACCGCTGAATCCCCGCTCAAATCGTCGGGCAATTACGGCATTCTCGATATGATCGCCGCGCTTCGCTGGGTGAAGGCCAACATCGCTCAGTTCGGTGGCGATCCGCAGAACGTGACGATCTCGGGCCAGTCCGCTGGCGCGGCGGCAGTCAGCGATCTGCTCGTCTCGCCGCAAGCCAAGGGTTTGTTCGCGCGCACCATCATCCAGAGCGGCCCCGGGCTCGGCGTGAATATGCTTACGCTAGACCAAGCCGAACAGACGGGGCTCGACGTGGCGCGCAAGCTGAACGCCCAGAGTATAGCGCAACTGCGCGCAGTCGCCTCTGACGCGATCGTCGCCGCGACCGCGTCGCCACCGCCAAGCAAGAACGCCGTACCGCGCATCCTGATGGCGCCCAACCTGGACGGTAAGATCGTCGCCATGAACCCGGAATCAGCCGATGGCCGAGCTGTTTCCGACGTGCCGGTGATGGCCGGGTTCAACAAGGACGAGGCTTTCATCTTCGGCGTTCCGCACGTGACGCCCGACGCCTTTGTCGAGTATGTGAAGACGCGCTACGGCAACTTCACCGATCGCTTCTTGGCGCTGTATCCGCATGCGACCACGGAAGAGGCGTCGCGCTCAATGGATGAGATGGGCCGCGATCGATACATGGCGCAGCTCATCCTTTGGGCCGAACGGCATGTCGCCGCGGAACAGCAACCGCTGTACCTGTATCAGTTCGATCACAGCTATCCCGGGCTGGATGCGAAGCGCTTCGGCGCGTTTCACACCGCCGAGGTGCCCTATGTGCTGGGCGCGCTCGATATCGCCGGAATCCCCTTCACCGACACCGATCATCAGGTCTCGCGCCAGATGGAGGATCGCTGGGTTGCGTTCATGACAGGCGGCGATCCGAACGTGCCGGATACCCCGCACTGGACGTCATGGCGCGAAGGCCCGGGCAAGATCATGCACCTTGGCGACAATCCCGGAATCTCTTGGCCCGTGTCGGACAAGACCCGGCTCGATGTGTTCCGGGCCTACGTCGCGGCGGGAGGCCAACTCTCGCTGTTCTGA